Proteins from a genomic interval of Kitasatospora herbaricolor:
- a CDS encoding ATP-binding cassette domain-containing protein — translation MIQITGLTKVYRRGRPPALLDLTFDVRPGLVTALLGPEESGKSTALRLMLDLERGQGVTLFGGRTYRTLRRPEREVGVVLPTVGAMAGHPGRTARGHLRMLAALAGVPTGRADELLEQTRLATVAGHRLRAFSPGMNRRLILAGALLGAPGTLVLDAPTEGLSPRNIEWFHSFLRSFAVAGGTVLVTTRTPQEAAQLADRVVTLEQGRLVADQPVADFRRTRLRPEVSVRGPQMARLADLLLGQGALVRRDGAVGLAVSGIGRTEIGELAYRHGILLHELAERVVEQPAPRAVLPASSGRSGQVQLHKARTPSDGPRTQSAPTVPGPQAAPRPHGTPGPQADPGPPMAPIPQAAQPPQLSPVRQPALTAPTGPTVPAASSEPAPPTTQSQLPEGPLPVGSLMQAQALAPVQPLVSARSRASSHGPQPTQALPVMQAPPGSIASPLPQSQPYLQSPQPTQPQQPPSAQQVPQGRPAPEPGYALRAAAAGASGTGMASGTGHATAASTGPGSGPSALSTAGVHARPSDPATPAPLAGPDHRSE, via the coding sequence ATGATCCAGATCACCGGACTGACCAAGGTCTACCGCCGCGGCCGGCCACCGGCCCTGCTCGACCTCACCTTCGACGTCCGCCCGGGCCTGGTCACCGCGCTGCTCGGACCCGAGGAGTCCGGCAAGAGCACCGCACTGCGACTGATGCTCGACCTCGAACGCGGCCAGGGAGTCACCCTGTTCGGCGGCCGCACCTACCGAACCCTGCGTCGGCCGGAACGCGAGGTCGGGGTCGTCCTGCCGACGGTCGGGGCGATGGCCGGTCATCCGGGCCGGACCGCCCGGGGCCACCTGCGGATGCTTGCCGCCCTCGCGGGCGTGCCGACCGGGCGCGCCGACGAACTCCTGGAGCAGACCCGCCTCGCCACGGTCGCGGGCCACCGGCTGCGCGCCTTCTCGCCGGGCATGAACCGCCGGCTGATCCTCGCGGGAGCGCTCCTCGGGGCCCCGGGCACCCTGGTGCTCGACGCGCCGACCGAGGGTCTGTCACCCCGCAACATCGAGTGGTTCCACTCCTTCCTGCGCTCGTTCGCGGTCGCCGGCGGCACCGTCCTGGTGACCACCCGCACCCCGCAGGAGGCGGCCCAGCTGGCCGACCGGGTGGTCACCCTGGAGCAGGGCAGGCTGGTCGCGGACCAGCCGGTCGCCGACTTCCGCCGCACCCGGCTGCGCCCCGAGGTGTCCGTCCGGGGCCCGCAGATGGCCCGGCTCGCGGACCTGCTGCTCGGCCAGGGCGCTCTGGTCCGCCGGGACGGCGCGGTGGGTCTGGCGGTGTCCGGGATCGGCCGGACGGAGATCGGCGAACTCGCCTACCGGCACGGAATCCTGCTGCACGAGCTGGCCGAACGGGTGGTCGAGCAGCCGGCGCCGCGCGCCGTCCTGCCCGCGTCCTCGGGCCGATCGGGCCAGGTGCAGCTCCACAAGGCCCGCACCCCCTCCGACGGGCCGCGGACGCAGTCGGCCCCGACCGTCCCGGGCCCGCAGGCCGCCCCCCGTCCGCATGGCACCCCGGGCCCGCAGGCCGACCCGGGCCCACCGATGGCTCCGATCCCGCAGGCCGCACAACCTCCGCAGCTGTCACCGGTCCGCCAGCCCGCGCTGACCGCCCCCACCGGACCCACCGTGCCCGCCGCATCCAGCGAACCCGCCCCGCCGACTACGCAGTCGCAACTGCCGGAGGGGCCACTGCCGGTGGGGTCACTGATGCAGGCCCAGGCGCTCGCGCCGGTCCAGCCCCTGGTGTCCGCCCGGTCCCGCGCCTCCTCCCACGGCCCGCAGCCCACCCAGGCCCTGCCGGTGATGCAGGCCCCGCCGGGCTCCATCGCCTCGCCCCTCCCGCAGTCCCAGCCGTATCTGCAGTCCCCACAGCCCACACAGCCCCAGCAGCCCCCGTCCGCCCAGCAGGTCCCCCAGGGACGGCCGGCCCCCGAGCCCGGCTACGCCCTGCGTGCCGCAGCCGCCGGGGCCTCGGGCACGGGCATGGCCTCGGGCACCGGCCACGCCACCGCGGCCTCCACCGGGCCGGGCTCCGGCCCGAGCGCCCTCTCCACGGCCGGCGTCCATGCCCGGCCCAGCGACCCCGCCACCCCCGCGCCCCTCGCCGGGCCCGACCACCGGAGCGAGTGA